From a region of the Salvelinus namaycush isolate Seneca unplaced genomic scaffold, SaNama_1.0 Scaffold1213, whole genome shotgun sequence genome:
- the LOC120036125 gene encoding L-rhamnose-binding lectin CSL2-like: MLLLKLTAFTLMAAACCTLPAAASRVVTCDNGENVQFLICDSGVIFIERALYGRTDGTTCREGRPANQLTNTQCSQTGTLEVLSQRCNGKQVCEVNTEVFRTSDPCFGIYKYLETTYTCILATRSITCDGSDALLECDKGTIQIHSANYGRRDQLVCSFKRPANQLANTNCLSQSTTASKMAERCNGKSQCDVPASSSLYGDPCVGTYKYLDVAYTCG, from the exons ATGCTCCTTTTAAAACTGACTGCATTCACCT TGATGGCTGCAGCTTGCTGTACACTACCAGCTGCAG CGTCTAGAGTGGTTACCTGTGACAATGGCGAAAATGTCCAGTTCCTGATCTGTG ATTCTGGTGTGATCTTCATTGAGAGAGCTCTGTATGGACGGACTGATGGAACCACCTGCAGAGAAGGACGACCTGCCAACCAGCTGACCAACACACAGTGTTCACAGACAGGCACCCTGGAGGTCCTCTCACAGAG GTGCAATGGGAAACAGGTGTGTGAAGTGAACACTGAAGTCTTCCGTACTTCTGACCCCTGTTTTGGAATCTACAAATACCTGGAAACCACCTACACCTGCATCCTAGCAA CACGAAGCATTACTTGTGACGGTTCTGATGCGCTATTAGAATGTG aTAAAGGTACGATCCAGATCCACAGTGCCAACTATGGCCGCCGTGACCAGCTAGTGTGTTCCTTTAAACGGCCCGCTAACCAACTAGCCAACACCAACTGTCTCAGCCAATCCACAACTGCCAGTAAGATGGCAGAGAG GTGTAATGGGAAGAGCCAGTGTGACGTCCCGGCGTCCAGTTCTCTGTATGGGGATCCCTGTGTAGGAACCTACAAGTACCTGGATGTGGCTTACACCTGTGGTTAA